From the Halobacteriovorax sp. GB3 genome, the window GGTGTTACGATCAAAGGTGGTTATAAGACGCGACCTTGTCGAGTTAAAATTTTAGATGCTCCATCAATTGCAAAGAGAAATCCACCTATTCGCGAACGAAAGAATGTTCCAACATGCTGGTTAGAAATTGTCATTACTGAAGGACGAAATAGACAGGTCAGAAGAATGACGGCCAAGATTGGTCATCCTACCTTGCGATTAATCCGTGTTGGAATTGGAAAGCTTCGCATGGACAGTTCTTTAAAGAGTGGAGAGTTTAAAGAGCTTAAGAAGTCAGAATTAGTATTCTAGAATTTGACCATCAAAAGTTGGAAAGACGGGAAAATCAAAGCTCTCTTTACAGAGATTTTCTAGCCACTTGTGATCAAGATCATGACCCATGTGAATGAGTCCACAGCGCTTAGGTTTTATCTCTCTAATATATTTAAATGCAGTCTCAACCGTCAGGTGGGTATTGTGTTTTTTTGCATTGACGCAATCTAAGATCAGCAGATCGATCTCTCTACTTTTTAACTGTTCAATCACTGACTTAGGAATAGCATTGCAGTCGATGATATAGGCGAATGACTCGTGGATAAAACCAAGAGTCTTTGTGTGGCCATGGGGTAAATTAAAAAAATAAAATAGATCGTTAGCGATTTTATTTTCTTCGTTTAATTTTACGAGATGTTTTTTTAAATGGGCAATACCACCGCCAAGAATTGGCCTATCTTTAAATACATTTTCTCTATCAAGAATATAGTCAAAGCGTTTAGTTAATGATTTGGAGATTTTCTCTTCCATGTACACAGGAAGGTCGTGGTCCATGGCAAAAGTGAAGGCCCTAAGATCATCTATGCCGTTGGCATGATCTGCATGATCATGGGTAATGATGACTCCATCAATCTTTCTTATATCATTAGCAAGGGCCTGTGATCTAAGGTCAGGAGTACAGTCGACTAATAGCGTAAGGTCTCTCTTTGTTTCTAAATAAATACTTGTGCGAAAACGTCGGTTTTTCTCGTTTTTTGAGAGGCAGACCTCACATTGGCACCCAATAATAGGGATGCCCGTGCTTGTGCCGGAACCGAGAATGGTAATCTTATTTAGTTTGTCTTCTTTTTTATCCATAACTTGTCAAAAATGGGAACTCTCTTTAACCTATATACTTATATATTTTGAATTATATCATACTGGAGTTATGGAAGATGATCCAAAGAAAATTGAAAGTCTTCGCTATGCTTGGAACGTTATTTTTTGGAGCAAGTTGTGCTCACAAAGAGATGGACCAATCAATGGCCAAAGATGGATTGAATCTCAACGTTAAAAAGGTTGTACTCGATAATGGTCTTAGAGTTCTTATTTATGAGAATCATAAGTTACCAATCTTTTCTTATTACACTTTCTTCGATGTAGGAGGAAGGTATGAAGAAGGCGGGACAACTGGTGCCACACACTTTTTAGAGCACATGATGTTCAAAGGTGCTAAGAAGTATGGGCCTCGTCAATTTGATACTTTCATTGAAAGTAACGGTGGTTCTACAAATGCCTATACAACATTTGATAATACTGTTTACTACGAAAGTCTTCCTTCCCATGCCATTGAAAAAGTTGTGGATATGGAGGCCGATAGACTTCAGCATTTACTCTTAGAGAAACAATCTTTTGAAAAAGAAAGACAAGTTGTTCTTGAAGAGAGAAAGATGCGCTATGAAAATAGCGATAGAGGTAAGCTCTATCTTTCTATGATGAAAGAAGTTTTTCAGGGAACACCTTATGGTGGCTCTGTCATCGGTGACAAGAAAGATGTTGAGAATCTCAACCGTGATCAAATGAGAGAATTTTTCAAGCGCTTCTATACTCCAGATAATGCGATCATCGTCATTGCTGGAGATGTTGATGCCGACGATACGATTAAAATGATTAAAGATAAATTTGGAGATATCAAAAAGAGTGAAGGTCTAAAAGAATACAAGGCCAAAAAAGATGATCCAAAGAGATATGAATTTAAAACAAAGTTCAATAGAAGTGTTCGCATTAAAGGGCAAAGTAAAGATCCTACATTCTTTGCGGCCTACAAAGGTGTTCCGATTGGATCGAGAAAAGCTTATGCTATGGACATCCTGGCTTCAATTATTGGTCAAGGAGAGAGTAGTTATCTAAATCAAAAGTGGGTTAAGTCTAATAGACCAAAGCTTGCAGGCGTCTATGCTGCTAACTACACACTTAAAAATAATGGTGTTTTCTATATTTGGGGAAAACTTTTAAATAAGGTTAGCCTTCGATCATTCAAAAAAGATCTTTCACGAACGATGAGATCAATTTGTAAGAACTCTATTAGTGAAAGAACGTTACAGAAAACAAAGAACAAATATCTTGTTTATTATTACAACAATGTTCAATCTAATAGTGATGTCGCCTCTTTTCTTGGTGATTTAGAATTCTTTTACGGTGATTATAAACACTATAAAAAGGAATTAGAGATCATCAACTCAATTGAAGTTAATGAAGTTCAAGAGGTTTGTAAGGAAGTTCTTTCTAAGAACGAGAGAATTTTTGTTTCAATTTGGGATAAGCATCCTAAAAGATAATCGAGGATCATATGTTTAAAAAGATATTAATAACGACAGCTCTTTTAGCAACAGGTGCAACGACACTTGCTAAAGATAATATTAAAAAAATGTACTGGGATGGAGTAGAGGTCGTCTGGTTGGAAGATAACCGTTTTCCTACTTATGATATTCAAGTCTATTTCGCAGATGGGGCCTTGAGTGATGGAAATAAAAAGGCCGTAACGGAATCAATGTTCAATTTAATTGATGCTGGAACGAGAAGATTTTCTCAAAAAGATATCGTTGATAATTTAGATTATTACGGTGTTTCATACTCTTCTAATGTAAATCATGAATATTCTAAATTTGTTGTTTCAGGTCTTGTAAAAGATATTGACCCAACGATGAGAAAGATTTGTCATCTTTTTAAAGACTCTGTTTTTCCAAAAAACCAATTAAATATTGCTAAAAAGAGAGCGAAAAACCATTTGATGAATCTTTCAACAGATCATGCTTCTCTTGCGAGTAGGGCCTTTAGAGAGATCTCTCTCTATCCAAGCCCATTCTCTTATCCAACAGGTGGAAAGCTTTCTGATATTAAAAGAATTGGTCAGAAGGACTTAAAAAATAAATTAGAGTATTTCAATAAGACTGTACTTAAAAGAATTTATCTAACAGGTCCTAAGAATGTTCTCTCAATTAAGAGGATCATTAATGAGGATTGTGGATGGTCAGGAAGCGCTCAATTTGTTCGTAAAGTTAATTTTGATAAGCGTAAAGATCACAAAGGCCCACGTATCACGCTCGTTACAGTAGATAAGGCCAATCAAGCTCAAGTGAGATTTGGAAAGCTTCTTTTAAAAGAAGAATATGAAAAAAGAGCTCCACTAACTCTTGCAAGTCACTATCTTGGTGGTGGGTTTACTTCAAGGCTGATGAGAGAACTTCGCTCAAATAGAGGTTTTGTTTACAGTGTTAGTGCCTTTGCCGGTGGTCAAAAAGATTATGGTCGTAGTGTGATTAGCACATTTACAAAAAATGAAAATGTTATTGAGCTGATCAAAGTTGTTAAAGGAATTTTAGCTAATTCTGATGCAAAAACTTTGGATAAGACAAAAGACTTTGCACTGTCTCAGTCATCACTGGCAGGAAGTCACCCTTTCAAATATGAGTCGAACTCATCTTTTCTCTCTGAGCTTATGTTCATGGATCACGTGGGAAGAGAGTATAGTGAGATCTATAACTTTCCAAATGCCATTATGAAGTCGACTCCTCAAGATGTTGCCGACTCTCTTTATGGGGCCTTCAATTGGGATGACATGAATATTGTTATACTAGGAGATAAGGCACTTTTAAAATCTTTGAAAAAAGAATTTAAGAATGTCAGGGCCGTGACCTACAAGAGATATCTATAAAAATCATGCAAGGGGTCATATAGACCCCTTTTTTTTGGTGGCATTTTGTCATCAGTGTCACTTATGGGACCAATTAGATTTAGTTAATTCTTACCAGTCCTACGTCATAATCGTTAGTTACAACTTTTCAAATTTTGGCACAGCGCTTGCTCTATGTCATGGCAACAGGATGGGCCGCTAGGATGGTGGTCTCGATCAGGAAGATCACAGGGTTCATGACAGAACGCGAACATCCGCAGGAGAAACCCTTGTTCATTGAAGAACAAGACCACACAGGAGAAAGGGGTACATTATGGCAATCAATCTTGAGCACTTCAAAAACTTATTCTTAGCAATGAAAGAAGATAACTCTCACTTAGAGACAGAAGCTAAGGGCGAGCTCGATTCGAGGTTATCAGGAGATGATGCTGACCTAGCAATGGCCGAAAGAGATCGCTCTATGGTTTTAAAACTAAATCAAAGAAACGCTTTCTATAATCGTAAAATTGATGAGGCCCTTACAAAAATTGAAGAAGGAGAGTTTGGGTTATGCGAAGAGTGTGGAGATGAGATTTCTGAGAAGCGCTTATTAGCAAGACCAACTGCTTGCCTATGCATCAACTGTAAGGAAGAAAATGAAAGAGGCGAAGGACACTTACTCTACGCTAAAAGAAGCAAAACGAGAGGACAAGAGTTCATCGTTAACGGTGAAAACATCGTTAAGGCCTTTAAAGAAGTTAGCCGCCATCAGGCCGGTTAATCCCTATAATTAACTGGGCTTCTCTTAGGAGAAGCCTTTGCAATTTTTAGATAGATATCTTCTAATCTATATTATTTTGATTCCGCAATTTTTTGTTTATAACTTAGACATAAAAGAAAAGGAGGGTGAAGGTTGCACCCCCAAGGAGGAATCAAATGAAAGCTTTAATACCACTTCTTATCGGCGCTCTCATGGCCGCACCATCACTAGCAAACGATTGCTATGATAAATTCATTGAAGACGGTGCCTATGATAGCCGCTCATTTCAAATTCCTGACTATCAATTAGAAAATGACTTCGAGTCTGAATCGCTTGATCTTTCGAAAGAGGCCGTGGTTCAAGTGGCAAAAAACTTAGGTTGTCACGAAAGTGAACTTGGACTTCACAATAAATCAGCTCAAGTTGCTCGATGCCAAGAAATTGTTCCAGGCAATGAACTCTCTAAAGTTTGTTATCTGGAGTCTGATGTTGGCTACTTTATGATTTCTAAGGATATGCTCAGTAACATTAACATTATTTTTAATCGCTGGGACTAGGAGGAATTATGAAAATATTTCTTGTCCTTTTAATTGCAGTTTTAATTTTTAGCCCGTCATATGCTCAGGATAATGATCTTCTCTATGCTAACGACTCCCTAATCATGGCAAGTGAAGATCTTCCTGTTGGGCAATTTCTTTCATTTCAAAAAAATAAACGACTTCCTGAGAACTGTGAATCAATTGATCAAAGTGAAGTTGAAAAGTTTTATGATGAGGCCGTCGCAAATTATATTGAATTTTACGGCGATGATGAAGGAATTAACTGGCAAAATGCTAGGGCCCAATTAGTGAATCTTTTAGATGAAAATATTGTTGGCTGTCCAATGGATAACTCTGATGATCTTGCATCGGAGAGAGTTTATGAAGTCTATGAAAAAGATTCAGGGCGGTTCCTAATGGGACTGATACAATTAATTCACTAGAGACAATCTTCTTTTGGCCCCATTCTTTGGGGCCTTTTTATCACCAAAACAACCAAGTTCTATTGATTATCAGACGAAAAAATTGGCATCGATTTAGCATAGTATAAGACATCTTCCAGGAGGGAAGACAATAGCTAAAAAGTAGAACGTAAAGAAGGGTGCCAATGGACGATCGTACGTTAGACCATTTTAAAGAATTATTTATTGCGATGAAAAAAAAGCAATTACAGGGAATTTACAATTTAGATAAAGAAGACTGGGGCGATCATGATCAAACTTTAAGGATGAAGTTAGAACAGAAGCGAAGTCATTATCTAAAAAAAATCAACAATGCACTAAAACGAATTGAACAAGGAACGTTTGGTTTATGTACTGAGTGCGACGGTGTCATTGAGGCCGAGAGGATCTTTATGAAGCCAACAACTGAAAGATGTCAGTTGTGTGTTGATAACGATGTCTTAACCGATAGAGAAGTTTCAACAAGAGTAGGAAATGTTTTAGAAAAAATTGTTCCCTTTCCTGTTAATCTCTCTGAAGGCGCAAAGATATTGCCGTTTAGACCAAGAGAAGAAACAACGTTATAAATTTTGACGTTTCAAAATGCAGAAGATAAGATTTTCACAACGCAAGGATGCGTGCACAGACAAGGATGTTAGTGTGAACAAAAATCTTATCATTCTGATTGCACTCATTGTCATCACTATTGAAATGGGACGCATGTAGAAAGAAAAGCCCCTCAAGGTTGCGTGTACTTTTGAGGGGCTTTCTTTTTTTAATGTTGTTGATCACCCTTATTGATTCTGGCCTTAGGTAAAATAACTGAATGTGGCTTCACTGTTACTTTTTCCCCAATAATAACATCACCCATGATCGAGGCCTTCAGTCCTACTGTAGCTCCCTTTTTAACAATGACTGGAGCAAGGATGAGAAAACCACCTTGGGCATAATGGCCAAAGATTGTCGCTGACCCACCAATCGTTACATTATCTTCTAAAGTAATGAGGCAAGGATCAGAGATATTGGATGTGTTGATCATGACACCTTTACCAACTTTCATTCCCATCATTTTATAAAAGAGAACATTGAGTGGGGTTGGAGTGACAAAGTCTAGAAAAGTATAGCGAACCATCTGAGTAAGGGCATTGTGATAATACCAAGGAAGGGCCTCGAGTGAGAACCAGCTTCCACGCCAATTAGATTTGATAAATTTATTCAAAAAGAGAATCTTATTGAAGAAGGGGGCCAAAAATAAAAGGGAAAGACCAAAAATAAAATAACCTAGTCCAATAGAAAATGAACAGAGAAGGGCACGAGCGATAATGCTACTTTCTGCTGTAAATTGATATGACCAAAGAGTTAGTGAAACACCGGGAGTCAATGCAAGGGTAAAGCTTAGGAGATAGATGAAAATCATCGGTGCAATAGCAAAGAGAAAGGCAACGCCACGAAAGCTTCGAATAATTGTTTCAAAGATCCCGAGAAAACCTTTTTTGTCAGACTTTCTGGAGTGCACATCAATTTGTTTTTTCTTTAGACCTTCTTCTAGGTGAGGAGAGTCTTCATAGTTTCTTTTTCTAGTCATATGACTATTATAAACTGACTTGAGTATTATGTCGTGAAGATAAAAAAAAGCCCTCTTCGCGAGAAAGAGGGCCTGTCCTTAGCAATCCTCATGAAGGGATTGAAAAGTGTTGCGTTGAAGAAACCAGAAGAACGCCAAGGACAATAAATTTAACTTATAAGGCCAAGTTTGTGAGCTCTTGCATGAGGTCTTGAGTTCTTGTAATAAACAGATCTTTTTCCTCGGGCTTGAGTCCTTCACTTGAAATCGTTGCCATATCTTCTACATGTTTGCAGATTTTTTCAACCAGGGCCTCATTTTTTCCGGATTGATGAATTTTCAATGCGTTACGAACGAGAGGATTTCCTGGATTGACCACTAATGTTCTCTTTATTGGAAAAGCTGCATTGTTGCCCATAGACATTGCCATCTTTGAGAAGCGCTTCATTTGCTCATCAACTTTAAAGAAGGCGGCCGACTTTGAGTTTTTTATTTTTGCAATTTCAACTTCTCTATCAGAAGGAGACTCTTCTTCACCTTCTTTTTTAGGAGCGAGTACCTTTTCAAAGAGCTCTTTTACTTGAAGATCTTCTTCGTTTGTATTTTCACTTTCAAGGAGGTTCGCAATTTCACTATCAATTGAACTGAATTGAATAGATTCATCACCAACTTTTTTCATCTCCATGTGTTGCATGAGATGTGGGTCGATGTGGTCATCTGTTTCAATGGCATGAATTCCTTGCTCGAGAAGTTCTCTTCTTAATGTGGCATCGGACTTATCTTTTTCAAAGTAGAGTACCTTGTTTTTCATCTTCTCTTTGAAGGCCTCTGGAATTGATTCAGCATATTCAGTCAGAGTTACATTTTTATTTTCACTATTTTTAAAGAGGATTTTATCTCTCATAAGAGAGTCAAATTTCTCATCACTCAAACAACCATATTTAATGAATAGGTGAATATCTTCCCAGATTTGCTCGTAACGTGGGCGATCTTTCATCCAAAGCTTCTTTAAGGCCTCTGCTACTTTTTTTACAATGTAGTTTGAGATCTTTCTTACGTTTGGATCACCTTGTAGTGATGAACGTGAAACGTTAAGTGGTATATCGACAGAGTCAATTGAACCTTTAAGAAGTCCAAGGAACTCTGGAATAATATTTTTAACATCATCAGAAACAAAGACCTGCTTGCAATAAAGTCTAATGGCCCTTTCGTTAACTGGTTTTGTTGGATTAAATTTTGGAAAGAAGAGAACACCATCGAGAGTGAATGGGTGATCAACTTTTAAGTGAATCCAAAAAAGAGGTTCCCCATCCATTGGAAACATCTGACGATAGAACTTCTTATAGTCTTCGTCATTAAGTTCTTTTGGATCTTGTTTCCAGATTGGTTTCGTATTGTTGATGATTGTAGGAGTAACGGCAACAGCAGGTGCGTCTTCGTCAATTGTTCCATCTTCTTTTGTTGGTTTTACTGGTTCTTTGTTCACATCGAGAAGACCAATTGGATAAGGCATAAAATCACAATGGTTTTTCAACGTATTTGAGAGTTTAAACTCGTCCAAAAACTCTTCGCTTTCTTCGTTAATGTGAAGTGTGATCTCTGTTCCAACATTGGTTCTTTTAGATTCGCTAAAAGTGTACTCAGTATCTCCCTCACAAGACCAATGAACTGGAGTTGCTCCCTCGTTCATTGAAAGCGTATCAACTTCAACTTTATTAGAAACCATGAAGGCCGAGTAGAAACCAAGACCAAATTTACCGATAATATCTTGATCCTTTTCACCTTCTTTTTCCATTTTCTTTACAAACTCTTCGGCGCCCGAAAAGGCCAGTTGAGCAATGTACTTTTCAACTTCTTGCTCGCTCATACCAAGACCGTTATCGATGATCTTAATTGTCTTTTGTTTCTTGTCGACACGGACATCAATTCTTCCCTCTGGAAGTTCAACATTCAGTGAACGTGAAAGAGTCTGTCTCTTTGTAATGGCATCAGTCGCATTGGCGATGAGCTCTCTTATGAAAATGTCGTGCTCTGAGTAGAGCCATTTTTTGATAATTGGGAAAATGTCAGCGGTTTGTACCGAAATTTGTCCTTTTCTTTCACTCATTGTGTAAAGCTCCTTCTTTTTTGTTAAACTATATGTGTTTACGTTGTAAATTACATCAAATACCATCTTTAAGATGGGATGGATTTTTCACTCGTCAAGGGTCTAAACGTAGACGAAGGCCATTTTTTTAGTTAAATCTATAGCTTTAAAGAATCATAAGTGTTGCGACACGTTAAGCTTACGAAAAGAGGGGACTTTTATGTTGCCAAAAAATCCTTACCCTAACAAAGATGATGTCATCATTATTACAACGGGTGGAACAATTGAGAAAACTTATGATGAAGTTGAAGGTTCACTATTAAATCGTGAGTCGGTTGTTAAGCAAATGATTCTCTCTCGTTTGAGACTTCCTTATACCCACTTAAATATCTTTTCAATTATTAATAAGGACTCTTTGGATTTTACTGATAAAGATCGTGAGCTCCTCGTTAATACTTTAAAGGTTCAACAAGAGATGGGACTTCCTATTGTTGTGCTTCACGGAACAGATACGATGTCTTTAAGTGCAGAATTTGTTCAAAAAGAAATGGGTATTCCAAAAGTTCCCATCGTTTTCACTGGTGCCATGAGACCTATGGGCTTTGAAAATAGTGATGCGACTCAAAATGTAACGGAAGCGCTTCTTGCTGCGAAATTACTGAGCGAAGGAATTTATATTTCTTTTCACAATAGAATCTTCACTGTTCCAGGTGTTCGAAAGAATAAACTCAATAGGACTTTCGAAACTTTTTAAGGGAGAACATTTTGATTTTAGGCCAAGCAAAGAAGCTCTATACTGAAAGTTTATTACAACTTTCGCCTCTTTATCTTTTGGTTTTTATTCTCAATGTCTGTTTCGGATTCTTTTTTAAAAGCTCTTTAGATGCGCAAAAAGCTCATATCGCTTCATCGTTTACAACGACATTTTTAAGTTTCTTTGTGGC encodes:
- a CDS encoding MBL fold metallo-hydrolase encodes the protein MDKKEDKLNKITILGSGTSTGIPIIGCQCEVCLSKNEKNRRFRTSIYLETKRDLTLLVDCTPDLRSQALANDIRKIDGVIITHDHADHANGIDDLRAFTFAMDHDLPVYMEEKISKSLTKRFDYILDRENVFKDRPILGGGIAHLKKHLVKLNEENKIANDLFYFFNLPHGHTKTLGFIHESFAYIIDCNAIPKSVIEQLKSREIDLLILDCVNAKKHNTHLTVETAFKYIREIKPKRCGLIHMGHDLDHKWLENLCKESFDFPVFPTFDGQILEY
- a CDS encoding M16 family metallopeptidase, with amino-acid sequence MIQRKLKVFAMLGTLFFGASCAHKEMDQSMAKDGLNLNVKKVVLDNGLRVLIYENHKLPIFSYYTFFDVGGRYEEGGTTGATHFLEHMMFKGAKKYGPRQFDTFIESNGGSTNAYTTFDNTVYYESLPSHAIEKVVDMEADRLQHLLLEKQSFEKERQVVLEERKMRYENSDRGKLYLSMMKEVFQGTPYGGSVIGDKKDVENLNRDQMREFFKRFYTPDNAIIVIAGDVDADDTIKMIKDKFGDIKKSEGLKEYKAKKDDPKRYEFKTKFNRSVRIKGQSKDPTFFAAYKGVPIGSRKAYAMDILASIIGQGESSYLNQKWVKSNRPKLAGVYAANYTLKNNGVFYIWGKLLNKVSLRSFKKDLSRTMRSICKNSISERTLQKTKNKYLVYYYNNVQSNSDVASFLGDLEFFYGDYKHYKKELEIINSIEVNEVQEVCKEVLSKNERIFVSIWDKHPKR
- a CDS encoding M16 family metallopeptidase, whose product is MFKKILITTALLATGATTLAKDNIKKMYWDGVEVVWLEDNRFPTYDIQVYFADGALSDGNKKAVTESMFNLIDAGTRRFSQKDIVDNLDYYGVSYSSNVNHEYSKFVVSGLVKDIDPTMRKICHLFKDSVFPKNQLNIAKKRAKNHLMNLSTDHASLASRAFREISLYPSPFSYPTGGKLSDIKRIGQKDLKNKLEYFNKTVLKRIYLTGPKNVLSIKRIINEDCGWSGSAQFVRKVNFDKRKDHKGPRITLVTVDKANQAQVRFGKLLLKEEYEKRAPLTLASHYLGGGFTSRLMRELRSNRGFVYSVSAFAGGQKDYGRSVISTFTKNENVIELIKVVKGILANSDAKTLDKTKDFALSQSSLAGSHPFKYESNSSFLSELMFMDHVGREYSEIYNFPNAIMKSTPQDVADSLYGAFNWDDMNIVILGDKALLKSLKKEFKNVRAVTYKRYL
- a CDS encoding TraR/DksA family transcriptional regulator, which encodes MAINLEHFKNLFLAMKEDNSHLETEAKGELDSRLSGDDADLAMAERDRSMVLKLNQRNAFYNRKIDEALTKIEEGEFGLCEECGDEISEKRLLARPTACLCINCKEENERGEGHLLYAKRSKTRGQEFIVNGENIVKAFKEVSRHQAG
- a CDS encoding TraR/DksA family transcriptional regulator; protein product: MDDRTLDHFKELFIAMKKKQLQGIYNLDKEDWGDHDQTLRMKLEQKRSHYLKKINNALKRIEQGTFGLCTECDGVIEAERIFMKPTTERCQLCVDNDVLTDREVSTRVGNVLEKIVPFPVNLSEGAKILPFRPREETTL
- the htpG gene encoding molecular chaperone HtpG; this encodes MSERKGQISVQTADIFPIIKKWLYSEHDIFIRELIANATDAITKRQTLSRSLNVELPEGRIDVRVDKKQKTIKIIDNGLGMSEQEVEKYIAQLAFSGAEEFVKKMEKEGEKDQDIIGKFGLGFYSAFMVSNKVEVDTLSMNEGATPVHWSCEGDTEYTFSESKRTNVGTEITLHINEESEEFLDEFKLSNTLKNHCDFMPYPIGLLDVNKEPVKPTKEDGTIDEDAPAVAVTPTIINNTKPIWKQDPKELNDEDYKKFYRQMFPMDGEPLFWIHLKVDHPFTLDGVLFFPKFNPTKPVNERAIRLYCKQVFVSDDVKNIIPEFLGLLKGSIDSVDIPLNVSRSSLQGDPNVRKISNYIVKKVAEALKKLWMKDRPRYEQIWEDIHLFIKYGCLSDEKFDSLMRDKILFKNSENKNVTLTEYAESIPEAFKEKMKNKVLYFEKDKSDATLRRELLEQGIHAIETDDHIDPHLMQHMEMKKVGDESIQFSSIDSEIANLLESENTNEEDLQVKELFEKVLAPKKEGEEESPSDREVEIAKIKNSKSAAFFKVDEQMKRFSKMAMSMGNNAAFPIKRTLVVNPGNPLVRNALKIHQSGKNEALVEKICKHVEDMATISSEGLKPEEKDLFITRTQDLMQELTNLAL
- a CDS encoding asparaginase domain-containing protein, translated to MLPKNPYPNKDDVIIITTGGTIEKTYDEVEGSLLNRESVVKQMILSRLRLPYTHLNIFSIINKDSLDFTDKDRELLVNTLKVQQEMGLPIVVLHGTDTMSLSAEFVQKEMGIPKVPIVFTGAMRPMGFENSDATQNVTEALLAAKLLSEGIYISFHNRIFTVPGVRKNKLNRTFETF